The genomic region ACATTGACCTCCCCGCTCGTCGGCATCAACAATCGCAACCTCAGGACATTCGAAGTCGATCTCGCCGTGTCCGAACGGCTCGCGGCGATGGTTCCGTCGGACCGGCTGCTCGTCGGTGAAAGCGGCATCTTTACCCATGAGGATTGCCGGCGATTGGAACGAAGTGGCATCACCACCTTCCTTGTCGGCGAGAGCCTGATGAGAAAGGACGATGTCGAGGCAGCGACGCGGGCACTGCTGACGGGCTCCGGAAACGTATTGGCGGCAGAGTAATGAGCGGTCGATCCCTCACCCACATCGATAGCGCCGGCGAGGCGAACATGGTCGATGTCGGCGATAAGACCGAGACCGTGCGCGTCGCCGTCGCCGAAGGCTATGTGCGAATGCGTCCCGAAACGCTCGCGCTGATTCTTGAGGGCAATGCCAAGAAAGGCGACGTCATCGGCACCGCACGGCTTGCCGGGATTATGGCCGCGAAACAAACGTCCAATCTCATTCCGCTCTGCCATCCGCTGATGCTGACGAAGGTCTCGGTGGAGATCGTGCCGGACGACGCCCTGCCGGGGCTCCGCGTCGAGGCGATGGCAAAGCTGACCGGCCGGACCGGCGTCGAGATGGAGGCCCTGACCGCCGTCAGCATCGCCTGCCTGACGATATACGACATGGCGAAGGCTGCGGATCGCGAAATGGAGGTCGGCGGCGTTCGGCTGGTCAGCAAATCGGGTGGGCGTTCCGGCGATTACCGGCGCCAAGGAGACAACCGCTAATGTCGCTGCTTTCGGTTGAGGACGCACTCGCCAGGGTAATTGACAAAGCTCGCCCGCACCGGCGGACAGAAAGGCTCGCCCTGCACGATTGCCTCGGCCGCGTGCTAGCCGAGGATATCACCGCACGGGTCACGCACCCAGCTTTCGACAATTCGGCGATGGACGGCTACGCGGTTCGCTACGAAGACATCGTCAACATAGGTGCGCAGCTCGCCGTGATCGGCCAGTCGGCCGCGGGACGTGGATTTCGGGGAGAGGTTCGTGCCGGCGAAGCCGTTCGCATCTTTACCGGCGCGCCCCTGCCTACCGGTGCGGACACCGTCATCATCCAGGAGGACACCGAAAAGCTTTCGGGCGGGAAAATCCGCACGCTGTTCGCCCCGGCAAAGGGTCGTCACATCCGGCTAGCGGGGCAGGATTTCGTAGAGGGCGACATCGGGCTCGCCGCAGGCAGCGTTCTCGACGCCGGACGACTGACGCTCGCCGCCGGCATGAGCCATGGAAGCCTGCCGGTGTTCGAGAGACCGAAGATTGCTATCATCGCCACCGGCGACGAGTTATTGCCACCGGGAAGTTCCCTTGGTGCCGACCAGATCATCGCATCGAATACCTTTGGCGTGGCCGCCATTGCGCGCGAAAACGGCGGCGAGGTCCTTGATCTTGGCATCGTGCCGGACGATGAGGCGGCAATTTCGGCCGCTGTCGCCAAGGCACAAGCGGCAGGAGCGGACGTGCTGGTGACGCTCGGCGGAGCCTCCGTCGGCGACCATGACCTTGTTCAACCGACTCTTCTATCGCGTGGCATGGTGCTGGATTTCTGGCGCATCGCCATGCGCCCGGGCAAGCCGCTGATGGTCGGCGAGCTCTCCGGCATGACCGTCCTCGGGTTGCCGGGCAATCCTGTCTCGAGCCTCGTATGCGCATTGCTCTTTCTCGAGCCGCTGACGCGGCATCTGGCGCATCTACCGCCTCGTTCGCGAATGACAACGGCACGACTTGCGGTCCCCTTGCCCGCCAACGACCGTCGCCAGGACTATGTCCGCGCGCGACTGACGGTCGAGCCTGACGGCTCGCTCGTCGCCCATCCGTTCGCGCGTCAGGATTCCTCGATGATGAATGTCTTCGCGCAGTCCGACGGACTCATCGTTCGCGCACCGCATGCAGCGGCCACTTCAAGCGGCGATCCATGCAACGTCCTGCGGCTGCGCTAAACAGGCCCAGCCAGTCCACGAAGTCGCGCTCTCCCCGCCGCCTTGTCATACGATAGACATGGAGAGGGCATAGCAAGGAAATCACTCAATCATCTGTCCCGGCTGCTGACTACGGATGGACTAGCAGGCGCCAGGACAGTTTGAGGAAAGGTCGGGTATCGCCCGGCCTTTTGCTTTATGGCGATGTGCTTCCCTGTCAGGCTGCGTCGTCCACGCAGCGGGAGACAAGAATCTTGTCGATCCGGCGTCCGTCCATGTCGATGACCTCGAAGCGGTAACCATGAGCCTCGGCGATGTCGCCTTCCTCCGGCGTCTTGCGCAACTGCTGAACGAGAAAACCTGCGATCGTTTCGAAATTGCCGTCCGCCTCGATGCCTTCGATGCCGATCGCCAAATGAATCTCGTCGATCGGTGTGCGTCCGTCGACGAGATAGCTGCCGTCCTCGCGCAATCGGATATGCGCGTGCTCGATGTCATCGTAGTTCGACGGTAGCACACCGACGATCGCCTCCAGAATGTCAGCCGTCGTGATGATGCCCTCCGTGCTGCCATACTCATCGACGATCATCGCCATGTCGATGCTCGATGTCTTGAAGGCATCGAGCGCCTTCAGGCATGAGGCCGTCTCCGGCAGCGTCAGGATTTCGCGGAGGTGGCCACGCAGGTTGAACGGCGCAATTGCGGGGATGTTCAGAACCTCCTTGGCCAGAATCGCGCCAAGAACATCACCTGTGGGACCATCCACGACAGGATAGCGCGAATGGCCGAACTCCCGGACCTTGCGCCGGATCACCTCAAGGTCGTCGTTGACGTCGATGAAGCGCATTTCCGTCCGGTGAGTCATGATTGACTTCACGTTGCGATCGCCAAGCCGAATGATCCGGCGGAGCATTTCATGTTCCGACTTTTCGATTGCGCCGCTTTCGACGCCCTCCGCCATGATCGCCTGAACTTCCTCTTCCGTCACGTGATCCGGATCGTCCGGGCGCATGCCGAACAGGCGCATGGCCACTTCAGCCGACATCTCGAAAAGATAGACGACGGGTGCCACGATACGGGAGAGCAAAGTCATCGGCCTCGCGACGAACATCGCCAGTCCCTCGGAATTTCTGAGCGCAAGCTGTTTCGGGATGAGTTCGCCGATGACGACCGAAAGGAAGGTGATGAGGGTCACCACCAGCCCGACGGCGACAGTGTGGCCGTAGGGGCTGATCCAAGCCACTTCATCGAAGAACGGCGCTATCTTGGCAGCAATCGTTGCGCCGCCATAGGCACCCGCCAGGATGCCGACAAGGGTAATGCCAACCTGGACCGTGGAGAGGAACTTCCCGGGATCCTCGGCCAGCTTCAGTGCGGCCTCCGCCCGTCGATTTCCCTGTTTGACCATTTGGCGAAGCAGCGGTTTGCTTGCCGAGACGATTGCCATTTCCGAGAGCGCAAAGAAAGCGTTGATCAAAAGCAAAGCGAAAATTACGAAAA from Sinorhizobium garamanticum harbors:
- the moaC gene encoding cyclic pyranopterin monophosphate synthase MoaC, producing the protein MSGRSLTHIDSAGEANMVDVGDKTETVRVAVAEGYVRMRPETLALILEGNAKKGDVIGTARLAGIMAAKQTSNLIPLCHPLMLTKVSVEIVPDDALPGLRVEAMAKLTGRTGVEMEALTAVSIACLTIYDMAKAADREMEVGGVRLVSKSGGRSGDYRRQGDNR
- the glp gene encoding gephyrin-like molybdotransferase Glp; translated protein: MSLLSVEDALARVIDKARPHRRTERLALHDCLGRVLAEDITARVTHPAFDNSAMDGYAVRYEDIVNIGAQLAVIGQSAAGRGFRGEVRAGEAVRIFTGAPLPTGADTVIIQEDTEKLSGGKIRTLFAPAKGRHIRLAGQDFVEGDIGLAAGSVLDAGRLTLAAGMSHGSLPVFERPKIAIIATGDELLPPGSSLGADQIIASNTFGVAAIARENGGEVLDLGIVPDDEAAISAAVAKAQAAGADVLVTLGGASVGDHDLVQPTLLSRGMVLDFWRIAMRPGKPLMVGELSGMTVLGLPGNPVSSLVCALLFLEPLTRHLAHLPPRSRMTTARLAVPLPANDRRQDYVRARLTVEPDGSLVAHPFARQDSSMMNVFAQSDGLIVRAPHAAATSSGDPCNVLRLR
- a CDS encoding hemolysin family protein — encoded protein: MSEIFVIFALLLINAFFALSEMAIVSASKPLLRQMVKQGNRRAEAALKLAEDPGKFLSTVQVGITLVGILAGAYGGATIAAKIAPFFDEVAWISPYGHTVAVGLVVTLITFLSVVIGELIPKQLALRNSEGLAMFVARPMTLLSRIVAPVVYLFEMSAEVAMRLFGMRPDDPDHVTEEEVQAIMAEGVESGAIEKSEHEMLRRIIRLGDRNVKSIMTHRTEMRFIDVNDDLEVIRRKVREFGHSRYPVVDGPTGDVLGAILAKEVLNIPAIAPFNLRGHLREILTLPETASCLKALDAFKTSSIDMAMIVDEYGSTEGIITTADILEAIVGVLPSNYDDIEHAHIRLREDGSYLVDGRTPIDEIHLAIGIEGIEADGNFETIAGFLVQQLRKTPEEGDIAEAHGYRFEVIDMDGRRIDKILVSRCVDDAA